Below is a window of Drosophila nasuta strain 15112-1781.00 chromosome X, ASM2355853v1, whole genome shotgun sequence DNA.
TGGCGTCTAGGACAGGAACTCcccaaattgtttattttgagccaattgaaaattgaaaaattacatttaatgaatattgCCTTAAGCATTCGTTTGACCAGAATTTTCACATGACAGAATTGaatatagttttgtttttttttgtggtattcttcttattttcttgttgttgctcttgtcgaattaacaaatacacaaacagaatacatttataacaatttaaaaaagatggattctttatataaaaaataataataataataataatcaaatataacTAGCAATAACTTATTGAAGACGCAAGGGTCAAGCGgataaacacacaaacaaaaatagcaaaaacagaacaaaacaaaaagggaggaaaaacaattattaaattatacatacataaggtttataaatttgttatttaagtTTACGCGCTCCACCtcttgccattgttgttgttgttgttgtttttgtggtatttgtttttggttgctttgctttttgttgttgttgttgttgttatagttttCGTCTCTAATTaagcataaattatttatagtgtatatgtgtgtgtcggtgtgtgtgtgtgtgtgtatgtgtttcctttgtaatttgttttatatagttgcggttgttgttgttgttgttttgtgtttatcctattttagttttcgtttaaaataataaatacatacatacatatacattacATTACAATTACATCATTACATCATATccatagtacaaaatataaaatttaacatCACATTGGTTGACATTcttttgttggttggttggttgcttcGCTTTACAATCATTCATTCATCTATTCATTCCTccatcatcctcatcctcaacATCTTTCTTTCCTTGTCAtcatttaacttttaacttttctctcttttttttttttgtgggttggTTGGTttcgtttctcttttttgtttgtttgtttgttttaatttaattaatttgtttcaattgatttgtgtgtgttttctttgttttggGATAGCATCAACAGTCGGTAGGTCAAAACGATCGATTCCTCGATCCAAAACTCGGGTTGTCGCAGCCTCTCTTCTctacttctctctctctctctctgtctctcgaaatccatctctctctctctctttcatacCCGTTTCCTTCTGTTTCTCATTTCTCATAGAAATGTTATTGGCCTCTCCTTGCGCTAGCCTGCAATAGTATAAAAACGTTCATTTCAATCAATTGTCTCAGATTCATTCACAACCACAGCTGTCTATAGTTAGATCAGTTcacgtgcacacacacacacacacatatatatatatatatatatgtctaTATAGTCCAGCTGTGATTATGGTTTAACTGAACGCGCATCTACGCACAGTCCACTTGAGCTTTAAACGAGACTTAACGAGCACACGCTCAATACAAATGCAATATGCACAAGTGTGTCAAATGGcaccaaatactatatacatatatatagatagatagatttaCATATATACTGCTTAATTGTTATGCATTTAGTTTTTATCATTCGAACCATTTCCATTCGCATTTCTATTACCTAATAAGATTGTTACTAATCTCCTGGATGCTCGGGACATGAGCGATTCACCTCAAACCAACGATCGATGCAGCTAGAATAACAATTATATTGATTATAGTAGTGCATACATTTATGGTAGATGATATGCGTAGCTCACCTTTTGTGGTAGATGCAGAGACATGGCAATCGAGCAATTGTATCACCTGGACTCAAGTCTTCAAGACAAATGACGCATTCGCCCTTGGCGTCCATCAAAGTGTCCTCTGTGAGATagataattcaattaaatttgatataattCGATATGTGTAAACAATATGAAATGTTATCGTTACCGTTATAGGAGAGTCGTGGTTTCGTTAGGCACATAACTAAATGGCATTCAATATCGTCTGGCAAAACGAACTTATTACACACGGGACACTTGATGCCTGCGTTGAACAGAAATgtttgtattcaaattgaatcgAATATTGAAAGTTGTTTATTACCATTAAAGGACCAAATGTGCGATGGAAGCGATGTCGCTGTGTAAACACGTCCAATGCCATTCGCCGATGTTGTGGACGAGGCGAGCGTGATGCTCTCAATGATGTTGGCGCCCGTCATAGACATGTCCTAAAAGCAACAGAGATTGTGATGGATATGGATCAGATGTGAATATGGGAATATGGAACACTTACGCGTATGGAGTGATTGAGTGCCTGACGCTGCATCAGACTTTGTGTGGTCGCCAGCGatcggttgttgttgccagccGCCGGGAAACTGGAATTGGAATTCGCTGACACCGAAACTGAGACGGCGGGATGTGTGTGCGGATACGTTGTTGAtccctgttgctgttgctgctgcagcaattgttgttgctgctgctgctgctgttgatgctgctgctgctgctgttggatgTCTGGCACTGAGCTGAGACTGCGAGCACGTTGCCTGTCTATGGACGTGGAGTTCTGCTGattgttgtgctgctgctgttgttgctgcagctgcaactgctgctgctgctgctgttgctgatggtgATACACTTGGAGGCCGGGCAATGTGCGCAGCAGATTAAAGCCTTGACCGGCATCGCCGACACCGCGGTTGCCAACCGCAGCTCCTCCACCTGTTGTCGCCGATGTGTCCGCTGTTGCAGCAGCCAGCGATGCTGCTGTCGTGTGTGTGGCACCCGTTGAGCTGCTGGAGAATGTTCGGGAGCGTGGGCTCTGCTGGCCGCTGGTCGCAGGTGTGCTTGCCTTTTGACCCATAGAGTTTGAATCTCTTTCTCACACGGCCTCTGCCCCTCTCCTCTCTGGCCCTTGCGGTTCACTGATCTTTGATTAATTAATGATTGCActttgttcttcttcttcttcttcttattgtCTGTTGtcttcagttgctgctgctgttattggtgttgctgttgttgcgttgCCACCACTCTTCGGTTATTTGTTCAATCACGTCGCGGActtgtctgtttgtttgtctctGTTTCGTCTCCTTTTGCTTGCTTGGTTTGTTGTCTGTCTCTCACTTCGTTTTGTAGCCAAATACGTATATTTGCTTTATGCTTTCTTATTACgccttgttcttgttcttcttcttgttgttgttctttgttCGCtcgtgcgtgcgtgtgtgtgtgtgtgcgagtgttgtgtatgtgtatgtgcgttCACATTTAaggaaacaaaacaaatgacaggcaagcagcaagcagcagacAACAATAGCAAACAAAGTTGGTGTTACGAATTGGGGGAGGTGCAAAAGGAAGTGGAAATGGAAGTGGtggaggaggcggaggcggtggcggaggCGGGGGAGGGTCGACGGGTCAGCAGCAGTAGCGGCGACGGGCGGCGTTGATAAATGCGGTGTATAGATAAGTTTGAGAGTGTTTGTGTGCCTTGTGCCTTTGCCTCTGTGCtgctgatgacgatgacgacgacgatggtgatgatgatgatagtgatgtttttgttgctgctgctgatgatggtgatgattgTTCTATGTGTGAATGTGCGAACAcgcgtatgtatgtgtgtgtgtgtgtgtgtgtgtaagcggGTGCCAAAAGTGCGCGGAGCGTTTGggggacagagagagagagagaaagagagggcgTTAATCGGACGGTCGGTCGGTCGTCGGTGTCgggttgttgttggtgttggtttcgtcgtcgttgccgttgtcggtgcgtagtttattattataccgAAAGCCAAAATAGTTGTGGACTATAACTATGCTTAATCCGCTTGATTACCACTCGCAATTTAAATGAATCTTTCCGTTTTgctctattttatttttaacatctcctccgttttcgttttatgTGTactctttgctttgcttttttgacCACCACAATTTATTGGCCGACCACCACAAAATCACAAGTTTATCGCAATTGTGTTGGGGGTGttgcaaaatgccaaaatgctGATACATCGATACACTGTCTGCAAAGTCGATTGGTGTGCAAAGTCGACTCGATAACCCATGACGTGCATATCAAGCTCAATAGTATGAGCATGGATGGTAATAGTTGTTGACAAAACAAAGAACAAGTCCAAAATTCACCTGTCGCTCTCAcaagttaaatttattattataaacaaaaaatttacagTGCAGTGCAACGtgtttgctttaaaaaaaGCTGCGTAAACAATAAGAGTGCCGAGTGGCAGCTGGTGAACATCGATATCCAGATATCGAAGAAGATATCGATACGATATGCGTAGATGCTGCCAACAAgctacaaaataataaaaagaaaaagagattACTCTTTAattatgtgtttgtgtttgtaaaAGAACAGCGCATTTATTTGCAAGACAAGCAAGGAAGCAAGCAAGCGGCATGAGTTGGTTTGAAAAAGCTCGCACCGTTTTAATTGAGGCGCTCGATATTCAGGATGATGACAgcaaggcaacagcaacaacaccaacagcggATAGCAACGTTGCTAGTGGTGCAGGGGGAGGCGGTGGCTCCTCTGGCAGcgggagcaacaacaacagtgcaGCGTCAACCACAGCtgcagcgtcaacagcagcagcaacgacgacCGCAGCATCGTCATCGATGGCTACGTCAGCCATCGAGGGAGCAACGTTCTATGATAATCCGCATGCCAACGAGATGGTAACAATTCCGCCCAGAGCGAGTGCCAGCGATGCCACCACAGACACTTTGTATGCCAATAAAAAACGCCAGTCTGCCACATCAGATTCCGTTGATCTGTTGTCATCGCCATCGCCCACCACGCCCTCGTCGCAAAGTGTTGGTGGCTGTATGCGAAACTCGGAATCGTCACTGGAGCTGATCACAGCGCCGAGTACAGCCAGCGAAATGGAGCTGCAAATGTCACCGGACACGGAGCCCTCGCTGCCTGACAGCATTGTGATCATAGCCAGCAATGAGACGTCGTCCGACAATGCGGAAGAggatgatgaagatgatgatggaCAGGCTATTAACTTGGAACAGGACGATCATTCGTTACATCTAAATGGCAAGTGACCAtggcttttggttttttacaACAAGGCAGTCATAATTCCTACTCTCTTTGCAGATTCTACAAAGACCATGAAAGCGCTGGCCTTTAGCGATACGCAGACGGCTGCCAACGTGTCGGGATCAGGTGCTGGCGCCGATTCGGACTCCACGCAAAGCTTCGAGGACAtacagctgcagctgagcCATAAGAGTCCGCAGCCAGCGGcaagcatcagcagcaaagCGACAGAAATGGTGGATCAAAGCTATTCGTCGACGTCATCAGATATTGAGATCATCTCGAATCCCAACGGCGGCGATTCAAGCACGAACAGCACCACAACACGCACCAGTCCGCAAAAGTTCAAGG
It encodes the following:
- the LOC132797208 gene encoding E3 ubiquitin-protein ligase znrf2, which gives rise to MGQKASTPATSGQQSPRSRTFSSSSTGATHTTAASLAAATADTSATTGGGAAVGNRGVGDAGQGFNLLRTLPGLQVYHHQQQQQQQQLQLQQQQQQHNNQQNSTSIDRQRARSLSSVPDIQQQQQQHQQQQQQQQQLLQQQQQQGSTTYPHTHPAVSVSVSANSNSSFPAAGNNNRSLATTQSLMQRQALNHSIRDMSMTGANIIESITLASSTTSANGIGRVYTATSLPSHIWSFNGIKCPVCNKFVLPDDIECHLVMCLTKPRLSYNEDTLMDAKGECVICLEDLSPGDTIARLPCLCIYHKSCIDRWFEVNRSCPEHPGD